ACCTCCAATCGAGCCGCCAGTCTGTCCAGGCAGCTCCCCGGCAGTCCTCCAGGTGTGGTGCCCCTCTACGAGGGCAAGTTGAACACGGCAGCTGGACACTGCTCTACACAGATCGCACAAATGCAAGAAAGGAGCCGGGGCGCTCAGCGAAATCAGAGCCTTGCTCGActtccttcttcggcgaGTCTACTAGGCACCCCGCGGGGCAATCAACCAACGCCCGACAACGGCCCAGAAAGGAAACGAACAACTTCGCGTGACGGGTTGCTTTGTTAGTTGCTCGTGGCGTactcgcggcggagcttTGCTGCCGCCTTCAACACAATTCGGATCATGTTTTTCTTGCCTTTGTTCGTTCTCTCGCCTGTTGGATCGTAGTCGCCCTGCGACAACGCACCCACAAAGCAGTTTTCTCGTCCGTTGAATGCAACGCCTACCGGATCTAAGCCCCCCAACGGGGGCACCCCCCAAACGCACACGAGTACGGGCAAGACACAGCTAAAGACAGGGGCGCCACGAGCACGAAtcaccgcgccgcgcccgcaagCCAGCTCTGTGTCTCAGCTACGCTCCGGGCCTCGCAGCCAGGCAAAGCTTGCATTCGTCCGCGTGTACGAAAATGAACGCCCCAGCGCTGGCGCATGCCGATATTCattctctctccccccccccgccccgtgCGATCGCTCGCTTTTTTTTCGAGTAAGCAGACACGCCGGCGAGGTTCGAATCATCACGTGGGGCTTGCCGAGCTACGCGCTTCCCTCGTGAGCTGACAGACTCTCACCTCCCTCCACTGGAGCGGCGACCCGTCAACAGCGAGGATGCCGCCTGCCTGAACCCCGCGGATGtgggcgaccgcgaggacGGAGGTCATTTCCATCTCGACGACGTCGCAGACTTTCGCCCACATCTCGAGATTCGACGGGACCACGGGGCTTTGGTAAAACTGATCCTGCGTGACGGCGATACCCGAGGCCGCCTCGATGTTCAGCTCCCGCGCGGTGTCCATCAGCGTCTGAAAGACGTGCTGGCTGCAGATGCACGGGAAACCTGAAAAAcggcgccgcacacagacgcgcacgcggggCCCTGCGGAGTGACAAACCGGTTTTGCGCTCAGTGAGTTACTGCGCACGAGAATTCCATCGGCAAACGCCGACCGAGAGGGCCGCGGAGTGGAGCCCGCCAGCGTCTGACTCCCACAGACGGATACATAGGTTCGCGAACGTCTTTCTTGAGAGTGTCGGACTGAGGCGCGTCGTAAGGCGAGTGTAGGGGGACTAGATGCCCGCCGAATCGGGAGGCATGAGTACGCGGGCGGTGCTGTGAGGATGTCTGTCTATAGGCGCTTTGTACGGTTATGTATGTGCATGGAAATCTTCGACTGGAGTAAACGGGCTTCGACGGAAACATGCGGGCGCGCCCCCCCTCGCGGCTTAGACGAGCCGGCGCGGCTTATGCTAGAGGTTTCTTTCGCGCTGTTGCCGCTTGGGGCATGTACGCGAGACCTCAGGTTCGCGAGAGTGTAGTCCCTGCCGCCCCTGGCGCGCGGGTTCGAGTCCCGCAGGTGTACCTTCGGGCAGAATGTTTCTGACGTAGCCCGCGTCGTTCGCCGCTCCATACGGAATGCAGATGTCGCCCTGTTTGAGCGTGTCGGGCCTCAAGCTTCCGCACGTTCCCGCGCGGATGAGCACCTTGGCGCCCAGGTGAATCAGTTCTTCGCAGCAAATGGAGCAGCCTGGGCAGCCGATCCCGTGAGAAATGACTGTAAGCCGCTGGCCTTCGTACTCGACTGCAAACGTGCGGTACTCCCGGCAGAACGCGAgctcctgcttcttctcgcacATGTTGGCGATGGCCTCGGTGCGCGCCGGGTCGCCCACGATGATGCAGACTGGTTCCACCTGGCcctgaggaagaagcagcgcagAAACGCAGCCGGAGTGCCCGTCAACTGAAAAGGTACGCTGTAGAGAGGATATGAAAAGGCACATCGCGGGGGACAGGGGGGAGGGAGTGTGCCTGCCTGGAAACCAGCGTATCACGGAGGCACGCGgcccgcgcacgcaggaAAACAGAAGAGGAGGTGCCTTCGCACGCTTGTGTTCGCAGAACTCGGCGCCCACGAGGGAGTGGAACGCGAAGGGGCGAACACACGTGTGCAACTGCTGCGCATCACAGATGCACAGGGGAACGCAGACAGAACGCAAATGGTGCGGCATCTGAGGCGTTTCGCGCGGACTTCAATCAAGGTGGCATCGTCCCCGAAACCGTaaacgcgccgcgcgacctcGCATCCTAGTCGAAGCGAATTTCGCTCGTCCGAGGACCAAATCGGCATTTCTGAGCAACTTTCGCCCGCACACGAGCCGACAGGCCCTGAAAGCGCCTCACAGAAATACACGGACATGGACGCCGCGTGAAGAATTCCGCACAGATTGAAGAACCTCCCTGCCCGAAAGGCGCGCGCATCTGAAGGACGAGGAGTCCAGTGTGTCGCTTtcgacgtcgtcgtcgaCGGTCACAGTTCCATCAACAGTGTGCGACACAGTAATGTCTAAATATTCttcgaggagagcggcggaaggTCATCTACGGATCAGGAAAGTTCAACGATGTCAGCCGCCACATCCCCGGTTTTCTCAGCCACACCGCGTACCTTGCGGAGGCTGATGTGAGGCTGAATTTCCAGTCCCTCCATGGTGCCTTCTTCAGGTCGACGTGAACCGTGGAACGCCCCCGAGAGGTTGTTAAGGTCTGTGGACGACGGAGGAGATACGGGGAAGTTGCAAAGTGGTGAAGTTGCCAGGAAAAGAACGAAGACATTTCAGGGGAGAGAGCACGACCGCAGGTCGCTCCCAACCCTACACACCGCCCCCGAACTCTGGCAGCCCCAGATGGCATTATCGATGCACCCAATTGGCCGGCTCGATTCTGTGCATGCAGATTCAACATTACATGCCCGCTGAAAGAAATATTCGGTTTCTGTTGCGTAAGGCATTTCCTTGTCGGTGGTGGCGCGCTCGTTGTCAAACTAAAGGGCTGCAGGTCCCCCAAGAAAAGGTTTTTTCATTTCCACAGCTGTCAAAggggcgcggagctgcgcatTCCGACTTCTGAGGGGCGCGAGAATCCGTGAAAAGGGCCCCTTCAGACGACGGCCGAGCCTGGGCTCAAGTCTGGAGGACCTGTCTGCGGGTTTTTCCGGCGTGTCAGTGTGCGCAACCCATTTTCTctgtgtacgtacaccgctAGGCGCTGGGAGCTCCGACACTCGTCTGCAGAAAGGGAGTTTTTTCTCACATGCGTGTGCTCTCCCTCTACGGGTTGCGTGCCGCGTCTGACAACACGGCGAggtctctcttcctcttcctcggcaGCGAAGATCGCGAGCGATTCCTTGTGAAGCATCCAAAGGACATAATTTCTAGAGGTACGCTGCTCACAGAGCGGGCTCCCTGAGCGGAGGAACACTTGACGTCCTCCACAGGCGCGGGCTGAAGGAACTgcgggcgaaggcgtcgcttCGAAAGGCGAATGCCACACCAACAaacctcctctgcgtcttgccTGCTGCATACCCCGTTCAGTATACAGACAAATGAGCGTCCCGTCGCCTCTAATATTAGTTTACTGCGAGCTGCTTATCGCAATACCGTGTGTATTCAAGCTCGTGGGTCTGGCCACCATCGGCCATCGTTCCACGTGTATGCCGCATTTCGTCGCATGCAGTGGATTACCCTCTGTGTGCGTTGTCTGGCATTTTTTACGCATTTAAACAGCGAACTCTTAAGAGCGCCTGCTCTGTCTCGGAATCTCGTCGTGCCTGTAACGCGCGGCACTGTCTGGGGGTCTTCTCGAAgcccgcggcctgcgttTTTCGAATGCGTGTTACCTCCTTTGTTCACGCCATGCTCTCCCGTTCGCACCCTGCCCTGCGAATATGCCTGCGCTCAGTTTTTCTGGTTTCAACATGCCTCCAAAGCTCGAAAAGAGGCGCGCTGCCTCAGACACGGATTCAGATGCGCTTTCTGACAGTCCCGCGCCCACCGTGAAGATGGAGAATAAGCGTAGAGCAAGTCTGCTGTCTGCTGCGGGCCCCGCTGTGGGCCTCGGCGAAGcaaagaaaaggagaaaatCTCCCTtgggcgaagacgcagaaacagaaaaccACACAAGCTCTCACCGAGCCGGGCTCTCGACAGCCTCCGTTTTCGGCCACTCCTCCTCTCCAGGAGGCTCGACGCGAAAAAGAGAGGCTGAacccgctggcggcgactTCAGTGCCCTCTCAAAAGGTATTTTCTCCCGGCAgcttttccttcttcatATGAAAGAAAgtgtcttcctcgtctcgcccCTTGTGGAGGTGGCGGTTCATACGACGCGTAGTTTATTCCACCTGAGAGAGGTGTCCATCTTGAAACGCTTTGTCTTTCGCTTCACGGCTCGTTGGCGCCCAGATGCCGGCGCattctctcgcgccgcgttcgAATTCTGTTGTGTAGGCATGCAGAATGAGCTGTGGATTCATCGAAACACATGCTggtggagagggagagatATGCCCTTTTTCCTCACTCCCTCCTCACGTTGAAACGTCCCCGCGTATGCAGCGGCATATGTCCTTTTGCTGCCTCGTCCAGCGTTCGTTGCTCGGTGTGTTTCTGCTCGTTTTTCCCAGCTTTCCAAGATATTATGCACCGCCCCCTGCCCCCGGCTTCGAGTGCGagttcgccgcctgcggcgggacACAAGGCCGTGAAGACGGAAGACGGGAGAGTGAAGTCCGAGTCCGGCGTGGCGCCGATCCTCGCTGAACGGCCTGGCGTCTTCAAAGAACTggaaaagcagagagaagaagcgcgcgtccagcggcggctgcttgCGGTGCGTTGTGCAACGGGGCCGCGCGCTCTTCACGGCCTTCCGCTGGGGTTTCCCGCGTATAGTTTTGTTTATCGGTGGGCTCGGCGGGCGCTCTGTTTGCGGAGTTTGACACGCCAACGCTTTCACAACCTGCACGCTAGCGGTCCGGGGGCGCCAAGAAGTCGTCTTGGTAGTCGCGATTCACATTTGTAAGGATTTTTTGCCGGAATCGAGTTACCTTGACCGATTTTTGACGCGTTTGAGCGCCGCACGAACTGTGGAGGAGTGTGGCCCGCGCGTGAGCCTTCGCGCGAGCAGTTTGAAGAATTTCCACGCTGTCGTGCGTCTCTGCCAGTCAACGCACTCTCGCAGGCTCCCTCTGAGGTATGTGCGAATGCACTCGTTTTTTCTCGTATGTGTGCGTGTAAAAATGTCTGAATATCTTTCTTTTTGggcacatatatgtatacatatatatatggttcTACGCGTGTGTTTACGCGTGCGCCGGCATTCGTTGAAGAGTTCCGTCCGCGGAGTGTCTGCTTGTCtcacaggcgcggcggcaccaACGCGAGGCCTCCCACGTGAAGCCTTGCGCAGCGGATCGCGAGTACGAGCGATCTCTGCGCAAGATTGCCAGCAAAGGAGGTAGGCGCGCGcactcgcctgcgcgagagTACGGTAATGCTTGAGCCGCCATGCACTCTTTTTCCccccgctgcatgcgtgttcACCGGTTTCGCATCTCTGCCTACCTGGCAAGGACCCGGAGTGAAGTTCGCCGACCTCcgtcgcgcgtgtctgccgaTGAGCGggaggcagcgcgtggaggatctcagcgcccgcgcgctgtcTGTCTGCACCTTCGCTCGTTAGTAAAAGACTTCAGAGGGCTCACGAGAGTGCGTGTGGGAAGGGTGTTCATCTTCACACATCTGGTTCAGACATACTGTGATTGGAGGCCTTTTTTGTTCTTTTCTGAAGCGACGTGCGGCGCCTGAGTTCCCTACTGGAGCACGAGCTGTTCAGACCGGCGCGTCGAGGCAGGAGATGGGAAGCGACCCTCGCGGCGTGGTGCGTGCGCCTCGAGGTCTGCGGTTCGGTCTTGCAGCTCCCGCGTGGATGTCTTCTGTGTGCGGCGTGTGTGGGCAGTGGTGCGTTTCTTTAACGTCCTCATGAAGTtccgccgcgagcaggccgagcgcgacggcgaggaccTGCGCCAgaagcgactgcggcgccgcgagcgcttcCAGAGGCGCAAGGGAAAGAAGGCAGACCAAGGTACGAGACAGGTGtctcgggggggggggggtttgGGGAGGGTTTGAGGCActccgcgaagaagaacggGCCAGCTGCAGATCTCCCCAAGTCTTGAGCTTGGAGGGCTGCTGTCTAGACAGCGCACTTTCGGTTTTCTTTGCGGCTTTGGAATTCTTTCTTCTGCTAGCAGAAACACTTGTCGGGGTCGCATCTGTACTCAGATATCTAGACCTTTTAACAGATGCTCAGGGCCATACGTGAGTATGTAAAATAGTCATTCAGCCTGCGTGGTCGTTagcggcgctggcgtgcgTGCGCGAAGAGAGTTTCGCctctttttcgcgttttgTGCTGTGGGGAGCGCTTCATCGATCGCACTCGAgttccgcgtcctcgtgaggcagacagacagcCTCGTGGGGTGGACAGGGTTcagagtcgcgcgcgcgtcgagaaATTAGACATCTAGAGTCTCCGGTATTTCCGCGTTTCGGAGTAGGAGCTACCTCCACCTTCTTTTACAGCAGAAAGATAGCCCTTCTCCATTTGCCAGCAGGATCTGCGATATGGCCCTCGCTCTGTGCGCATTTTTGGTAATTCAAACTTGTCTGGCGTGCAGGTGACTcgcggaaaacgcagaaCTTCATGAAAATGTTGAACTCCGAGTAGGGTCGCGACGCTTAACTCGCGCTGCGAGCTCGCTggctgcccgccgcgggtCGCTTTTCCATTGTCTCGTGTGGAGCCTGTGTTTGTGGGCTatctgcgcgtcctcgctcgctcgTGAGGCACGCAGATCCCCCCTGTGGTGACTGCCAAGCACACGCGAATGGTGAGGCGCAGACCGCAGACACTTAGCGCCATTTGTCTTAGACGCCCGGTCTTCGAGGCCCGTGGCTCACGCCGCTTGGATGTTTCCTCGTCTGCCTAGCGCGAGATTTTCGCGATGGAACAGCCTCCCCGAGTCTGCGGCACTCTCCAGCGTAACACCCGTTGTAGAGGAGCCCGAAGGGCAGCTCGTCTAGATTTTTTCTCAAAAGTCAGCGATGGCGTCCCGGTCAACACATGGGTAGACGGGTTACGGAGTCTCGATAAACGGGGGCACTTCGACTGTAAACCTGACAGCCTGTCCGCTGGCAAGGGCGTCGCGAGTCTCTCGAGCTGACGCAGTGTCCCAGCGTGGAGAAAACGCTGCGTGGGAGGTcgcaaacagaaaaaaatAAATAATAAAAGGCTGGCTCTTTGGAGCGTACGCAGAGGCGGGTTGCTCGCCGAGTCCGGTTCGTGTCGCCTCGCTAAGATTACGACTAGTACTTTTCGACAAAATGAAAACGTctgtcttctttttttttcgtgtgGATTTCCTGGCATCGTTCATGTCACCTCTGTTAACGCTTATGTTTTGTTTACGATGAATCTCTGAGGAAAACGGAAAACCAGCGTTGTTTCCCAATAGACCGCTGCGGAGGTAGCTGGACACACGTGCGCGAGGATGGAAGACTCCTTATCAATCAGCATCCCTGCAGCTAGAAAAGAGAGACTCGCACAGCAGATGTAGTAAGAGTTGCTGAGGTTTTCGGTCTTTCTACATCAATATATCTTCTCGCGAGCGTGTTTTTCGCCTCTCCACATCAGTCGACACACATCCGCGGCGAGGTTGTTTGTAAGAAAAGCCGTGGAGCTTGCGTGTACGAGTGAGTACCATTCCCGCACTTCCCCCTGAGGCAGCCAGGACTTCTGATATGCGGTGGGGACTTCACTTCCGAAGCGAATTCACATTCGAAACTCTGATGatctcctcgcgcgagagcctCTGAGCACTGAACGGCAGCTCAGGGCTCAGCTCCTCCTCATTTTCAAAACTTATTTCACGCGGAAGtccacatgcatgcgcgcgtaGTCTGGGGTGTGAGTAAGCATGTCTGCGCACTGTCTCTGACCGAAGAAAGGTTCAGTCTTCACCCTGCGCTTGCCGCAGTACAAGTTTTTTACCGCTGAACAGAATGGTTTCGAAtggggctgcatgcgccacgTGTCACCGCCTTCGATTGGCGCTGTAAAAGCCAGACAGTGCATCGTCTCACCGCAGCAAGAGTAGCCTAACGGCTGTCGTTGACTCTAAAGAGACTGCGAAATGCCTATCATACCCTGGATCTCTGTTTCAGGACTGGTATTCGCGCAAATCTGCCATTATTCAGGACTCTCAGAGCGTCTtgaagaacttggttgtctggatctcataaccggagtcgTCTTCAGTATTTTAGCATCTGCATGTCTTCGCGAATCCGATTTGCGTTGCACGagtctggatcgcggatctTCTGTGCTGAGGCGATAGCGACTTCTACAGCGCTTCGACTCCATCCTCCATGGACACGGACACCCAAAAATACCTCCTCACCCAGACAATTTGGTGAAGTCACCAGATACTGGCGTAACGGCGTCTCGCAACTGCCCGGTTCGACTCTGTGTGCCTGAGCAAGAAGCCGCGaagcgctgcatgcgccgcgctgtGAATACCGTTTCTGGTACGGGAATGCACATGCGCTGACGATCTGGACATGCAGCGGATCTGAAAAAAAAGTGCCTCTAGATCTCCTCTCTAAACTCTCCAAAGCTTTTCTCAGGAGGAGTTGACGCGTAGTATCGTATCCAAGAGTTGGCGTCACCGACCGAGTGCATGCCCTCTGCCCTCGTGGCCATCTTGCAGGACTTCTGACTTGATTTCTCTGCATCTAGGATTTCCGGAAGCCCCCGTCTCCTGTTTacgcctctctttcttcgtttACTGTGTCTGCCTAAAAGTCGTCTCAcctgtctcctccttcttctggaGCCTCGCGGAGCTGTGCTTTCCTCGTAgcgcgaaaaagaaaaccgAAAGTCGTCAAGGACGAAAGTTTTTTACGCGTCGTACGCGCCCGTCTGCCCATTTCTTTTGTTTGCAAccatgtgcatgcgcgtgttTCTACGTGGACTCATATGCATCCAGAAGCGTCAAAAGATGTTCAGCGGGATCTGATGTTTCTCGTGGAAGGCTTGTCTTCTCGTCAGGAGTGTGACTCGGCGACCAGAGCCGCCTgctggcctccgccgcggcgcatgtGCCCGTGCATGCATTCGTATCCCCATAACGGCTCCAAGTGGTGCACTGTTTTGGTTTTTTGAATATCGCGCCTTCAAGTTGAAAGCGGAGCCCGTGCACGGGCCCGGATCTGAACCGAGCGGCCTGCGGTGCATTCCGCACTGAAGCGCGCccagcgggcgcctgcgagaggtGCCTCCGCTACTAGAAAAAGAGTGAACCGCTGCGTTTGAACCTggtcgctgcttctcgaaGAACCATgtttttcctctcgctccctcgcgccggcggtggGCCGGGCCGCGCGCTGTGCACTCCAACCTTCCACGGTCTGTCTGACGGACCCTACCGCCGTCTGCGATTTTCCATGCGCCCTGTCCGCCACGAATACCGAGTAAGTTTGACAAAAGATTGTCTCGGATCCATATGTACGTACATTGCCGTGTGCTGAGCGCTGCGCACATATCTACCGTTGCATGTCTGTTgtgccgtctctctctgtctctctcgtgtCGCACAGCATTTGATCATCTGCTCGGCTCTCTGTgtctgtcgctcgcgcgaaGGCTTCTATTTGTCGGTGGTTGTggctcgtctcgcgcgtgtgtgtcaAGTTTCGCGATTTTTCCTCGCCTGCATGTCTACAGAACGTTCTCGTGTCTGCGGACGTGCGCAAGTTGGCGGAGACGGCTCGGGAGCTCCTGCGGGagaagcaggcgaagcgccgcgcctttTGGGAGATTTTCAGCAAGCGCGTTAAGGCCTCCTCTCATCTTCTTTCTCCTGCCGCCATGGCCCTGATTGCACGCAGCTTCGACGTGCACAACCGAGACACCGGTGAGTGGACTTCCGCCGTGTCCCGTCCAATTTAACGAGAGTGAACCTTTAACCAGAACCCCTAACCTCCCCTTACGGCTCCAAGCATCCGTCTGGAGCTTCGCGGTGTCCGAAAGGTCTCTCACGTGCGTTTTTCGGCTTCTCTGCTTCCGATCCGCGCAGTGCCCGCCGCTCTCCGTTCCTGttttctccgtcttcctcgcggccCTAACGTTTCAATATTTTTTGTCTCCTTTTTCCCAGGCATCTACGTGGCGCTCGCGACGGTGCTTCCGGCGTGCGTGAAGGACGCAGACGGTcggtctctcctctctctctctgatATCTTTTCTCGGCGTCTGAAGCTCGGCAGCAACCCGCCTCTCTTCGAGGCCCTGGCACGACATCTGCCCAACACCATGTATCAGCTCACGGGTGAGGAAGCAATCAGCAGCCGACTAACGAGCttcgggcgacggcgcctcgATGGGAGTGCCCCCCCTGCCCTCTcaaccccccccctctgccgGTCTGTCGACAGGCGCCGGGTGCAGGCACCCTAGACGGAGGGCTTCCTTTTTGTcattttttttcgcgttcaTATTACCGCTGGTTGGGTGGACAGGAAGAGCGGTCTTCGGCCCGTGTGCATCGTCGTTTTTCGCGGGTTTCCTCTGACTTTTTCGCATGTTTTAGCCAAGGATGtggtgcgcctcctcgcggcgctggacgcCGCAGGGCACGCGGACCTGGCGACGTGTCAGAGAGTCGCGCGAAAGCTCCGGGGCGAAATCGAACTACTGGACTGCCATGGTGAGAGGAAGCCGTCGCCGGCAAGTGATTTCTCGAAAAGCGACTCtgaaggagacgcagcgtCCGAGGCCGTGCATGTCGCAGCTGCTCTGTCGCGCGTTGGTCTGCTTGAGCCCGCTCTGTGGCCCCTGGAGTGTCGTCGGCGCTCAGCCGGAGGCGTCGAAGGTGTTTCTGAGGATGCGTCGAACCCGGCTTCAGCCGATCTGATTCGGCACTTCCG
Above is a window of Besnoitia besnoiti strain Bb-Ger1 chromosome Unknown contig00007, whole genome shotgun sequence DNA encoding:
- a CDS encoding Purine nucleoside phosphorylase (encoded by transcript BESB_071170); the protein is MEGLEIQPHISLRKGQVEPVCIIVGDPARTEAIANMCEKKQELAFCREYRTFAVEYEGQRLTVISHGIGCPGCSICCEELIHLGAKVLIRAGTCGSLRPDTLKQGDICIPYGAANDAGYVRNILPEGFPCICSQHVFQTLMDTARELNIEAASGIAVTQDQFYQSPVVPSNLEMWAKVCDVVEMEMTSVLAVAHIRGVQAGGILAVDGSPLQWREGDYDPTGERTNKGKKNMIRIVLKAAAKLRREYATSN
- a CDS encoding uncharacterized protein (encoded by transcript BESB_071180) — its product is MPPKLEKRRAASDTDSDALSDSPAPTVKMENKRRASLLSAAGPAVGLGEAKKRRKSPLGEDAETENHTSSHRAGLSTASVFGHSSSPGGSTRKREAEPAGGDFSALSKAFQDIMHRPLPPASSASSPPAAGHKAVKTEDGRVKSESGVAPILAERPGVFKELEKQREEARVQRRLLAARRHQREASHVKPCAADREYERSLRKIASKGVVRFFNVLMKFRREQAERDGEDLRQKRLRRRERFQRRKGKKADQGDSRKTQNFMKMLNSE
- a CDS encoding uncharacterized protein (encoded by transcript BESB_071190), producing the protein MFFLSLPRAGGGPGRALCTPTFHGLSDGPYRRLRFSMRPVRHEYRNVLVSADVRKLAETARELLREKQAKRRAFWEIFSKRVKASSHLLSPAAMALIARSFDVHNRDTGIYVALATVLPACVKDADGRSLLSLSDIFSRRLKLGSNPPLFEALARHLPNTMYQLTAKDVVRLLAALDAAGHADLATCQRVARKLRGEIELLDCHDLAEASAVFAGQGYRNPGLYQALARRAVKVQDSFDAHTLHRMLSGFSQNAVACDELLTSFSVLLVASKEKFSNRERRIVEQLVADSDAPLKELRASYKESA